TTGCAAGAAAGCTTCAGTTTCATAGTGATTATGATGAAGTGCGTACTCCGTTGATGATGAATAAGCGTCTTTGGGAAATGTCCGGCCATTGGGATCACTACAAAGATAACATGTACTTTACTCAAGTTGATGAGACGGAGTATGCATTGAAACCGATGAACTGTCCAGGTCATATGTTAGTCTATAAGAACACGCTTCATTCCTACAAGGAGCTTCCTATTCGTATTTCAGAATTTGGTCAAGTCCACCGACATGAATTCTCCGGGGCCCTTAATGGCATGATGCGGGTTCGTACGTTTTGTCAGGATGACGCACATATTTTTGTAAGGCCGGATCAGATCGAAGATGAGATCAAGGGGATCATCGAGTTCATTGGTCAGATTTATCAGGTCTTCGGGTTTGATTACAGCATTGAATTATCAACAAGACCGGAGGATTCCATGGGCTCGGAAGAGCTGTGGGAACGCGCAGAGTCATCCTTAAAACAGGTACTGGATCAGCAACAGCTGGCATATCGGATCAATGAAGGCGACGGCGCATTTTATGGGCCGAAGATTGATTTTCACATCCTCGACTCATTAAAACGAAGCTGGCAATGCGGTACAATCCAGCTGGATTTCCAGTTCCCTGAAAAATTCGATCTTTCTTATATTGGAGAAGATAACCTGAAGCATCGGCCTGTTGTCATTCACAGAGCAGTTTTCGGGTCTATCGAGAGATTTATCGGAATCCTTACAGAGCATTACGGTGGCGCTTTTCCTTTGTGGTTAGCTCCTGTTCAAGTCAAAATCATTCCGGTGTCTGATCATTATTTGGACTACTCCCTGAAAGTGAAGAAACGTCTGGAGCAAGCAGGCATACGAGTCGATGTCGATGTAAGAAACGAAAAATTAGGATATAAAATCCGGGAAGCAGGTCTATTGAAGACTCCATACACATTTGTCTTAGGTGAGAAAGAGGTTAACTCTGAACTTGTAGCAGTTAGAAAACGTGGCGAGGGTGATCTAGGAACAAATACATTAAATAATGTGATAGATATGCTTAAACTACAAATCGATTCAAAAGAATAAGCCGCTCAAAACTAGATTCGATGAAAAGAAACCGCGTAAACTGCGGTTTTTTCATCGAAGGATATAAGTTCTTGTCCAAAGTGGCGTAAATATCTTTTATGGTGGGAGTATGGTACGATCCTATTGATTCAAATCCAGCAACAAATGAGGTGGCTCATGAATAACGAACAATGGAAGCAGGCTGAAACAGCCCTGTCTTGTATGGAAGTTATTAAGCACGGTGAAAACGACCCGGTGACGATTGAAGGTGAATCGGACGATCTTCATTGCATCGGAATCGGAACCGATGCCGCTGTATTTGTCTATGAACCGATGCCGGCCTATGCATACAAGCTTTATGCGAAGCAGGCGCTTCCTAAGAAGGAAGCGGAGATTGGTGTCTACCATGCATTGGTGGGCAGTCCCTATTTTCCCGTGTTTTATGGAGCTGGAGAGCGGTATGTGGTGATCAGCCATGAAAGTGGGTTAACGCTGTACGATTGCTTGCTCTATGGTGTACCAATTCCCAACCAAGTTATCGATGATGTTGAGGTAGCACGATCGTTCGTTCGAGAGAAAGGCCTTAACCCACGAGATATTCACTTAAAAAATGTGCTGTTGCAGGATGGCAGAGGTAAAGTGCTCGACGTGTCTGAATATGTTCAGAACGGGAACGACAAGAGATGGGAGCATCTCGTTTGGGCGTACGACAACGTCTATCCACTACTAGAGGGAAAGAAGTTGCCACTCTGGGTTTTGGAGGCCGTAAAAAACGGATATTACCGTCTTGATCCATCTAGCGTGAACCTACAGGAATTTGCGGATCAAATTAGAAGGCTGTTTTTTAGAAGATAGATTGATATCAGAGGACAAGAACATATACACATAAGGAACCGCGTAGATCGCGGTTTTTTTGTTGTAAGGATCTAAGTGCGAGTGTTCGGAAAGAAGCAACTAAGCCAACTCACTTTTTTAATTATGTCACAGGTATTACGATTGGTTCAATAGTTGCAGAGATTGCTGTAAATAGTGAAACTCTCTTTATTGTTGCTACCTTTTCAACCCAAACATGGAGCGGCAGCATGGCTTTAAACCTGAATGAATGGTTTTGACAGCAAGTAAAATCCATGCGATAATTTGTAAAAACTGTAAAGCCAAAAGCTCATTCCTTTTGAGATCAGATCAAAATATTACATAGAAATAGAGGAATTAGAATGCAAACTACAGAATTATGGATTAAAAAAGAAGACAGTAGTGTACGAAAGAAGCTACTTGATTATAATCTATCACAAGTAACAGATGAACTAACTGATCATGTTGATACTATTGAAATTACGATCACAAACGATAACGATGTTTTGGTGGCGGGTATTACTGCCTCTATATATTGGAAACAAATGCACATTGATTTTTTGTGGGTAGATGAATCATTACGCGGACAAAATAAAGGCTCTGAATTGCTTGCTAAGGCTGAAGATATTGCCAGACAATATAATTGTAGATATATTCAGTTAGAAACTTTTAGTTTTCAAGCTCCTGATTTTTATAAAAAAAGAGGATATACCGTTTTTGGAATCTTAGAAGATTCTCCTTGTGACGGAGCTAAACAGTATTTTTTAAAGAAAATCCTAAATTAAATTATACGGCATTGAGAACTTGGACTTGGATCAAATAATCTGTTGATCTGTCCATTTTTTATTTTGTCGTTGTATTATTAGATTTCATGAATTTAGTTATTGACCTGAAATGGGTACCATACTTTAGTATACGGATAGCGCTTCAAGTAGCTACTAACATGCTATTCAAATGCACTTTGTAATTGACAATTACTCATGAATCAGATACATTATGTGAGCTTAATAAAACGCTTTTATAAAGTATTTTATTAAATGAGGAGGCTTACGATGAAAAGCATTGGCGGCAATGCAATTGTGATGAAAGAAGTGAATATCAATCTCGTCCGAAAGGCGCTGAAGGCAGAAGGTGAAGCAACCAAGCAACAAATTGCGAAGGCAACGGGTCTTAGCGCCGTTACAGTAGGAACCATATTGCAGCAATTGTTGCAAACAACTGAGGTTAAGGAAGCGGCACTTTGTGCTTCTGGAGGAGGCAGACCCGCTCAGCGTTTTAAGTACAACGGAGACTATGCTTACGCCTTGACTCTTTTTCCTTACGAAGCTGCAGGACGTATAATCATTCGAAGTACAATTGTTAATCTTATCGGCAATATGATTTATGAGCGAATGGATGAAGTAGAGTATGTGGATTTAGCATGTTTTGAGCATATTATCGATTCGTTGATGGCTTCATATCCTGCTATACGAGCGATAGGTTTTGGATTGCCTGGAGCAGAATGGGAAGGGAGAATCATTATTTCAGACTATAAAGCTTTAGTTGGCGTTTCTATTGTGGACTATTTCAGAGAGCTCTATGGAATGCCAGTCATTATGGAAAATGATGTGAATGCTGCAGTGGTCGGTTATTGCGAGAGGAAGCATATCCGTTCAGATGCTGACGTTGTTTATTTGTATTTTCCAGATCGCTTTCCGCCAGGGGCGGGGATCCTCATAAACGGACAGCTGTTTAAAGGACGAAGAAACTTTGCAGGTGAAATTGCGAAGATCCCTTTAGGCATCCCATGGGGAGAGGCGACCTTTATGGCATCTTCCGTGCGGGTTGAGCAGGCCATTGTCCAATTGATCGTATCCATCTGTGCTGTTTTAAATCCAGATTGCGTCGTTTTATATGGCAGCTTCATAGAACAGGCGAATGGAAGGAGAATCGCAGAACTGTGTAGTAAAGAACTGCCTGTAAGTGCGATGCCTGAAGTTATAGTTTCAGAGGATTTTTCAGCTGACTACTTGGAGGGCATGATAGCACAAACGTTAGCTACGCTAGAACCAAGCATTGTATTATCTAGATATGAATAACTAAGGGGCGGGAATTGTGGCAACATTATTTTTGATTATTATTTATTTGTCATTTATCAGCTTAGGGCTACCTGATTCGTTACTTGGAGCAGCTTGGCCCGTCATACAAGCAGACTTTGGAGCACCGTTCGGTGTTGCGGGTGTGTTATCGATTATTATTGCAGCTGGAACGATTGTATCAAGCTTGGCAAGTGGTGCGGTATTAAAACGACTTGGAACAGGGCAAGTCACGCTGATAAGCTGCTTTATGACGGCGGCAGCATTGCTTGGGTTTTATTTTGCTCCTTCTATTATATGGCTGATGGTGTTGGCATTGCCGCTTGGACTAGGTGCAGGCTCTGTCGATGCGGCGCTGAATAATTATGTTGCTACGCATTATAAAGCACATCATATGAGCTGGTTGCATTGCTTCTGGGGTGTTGGAGCTACACTTGGTCCCATTATTATGTCTGGATTCATTCGTGA
Above is a window of Paenibacillus uliginis N3/975 DNA encoding:
- the thrS gene encoding threonine--tRNA ligase, which produces MSIVVTLPDGSKKEYPAQTTIMQIAESISSGMKKNAVAGKVNGNLVDLNWELREDAEVNVITLDSEDGLHIYRHSTAHLMAQAVKRIYGHNSVNLGVGPVIEDGFYYDMDLNNSITVDDLIVIEQEMQKIVQEDLPIVRREVNRKEAEQIFHDDPYKRELIHDLPENEVITVYQQGEFIDLCRGPHLPSTGRIKAFKLMSVAGAYWRGNSDNKMLQRIYGTAFPKKSQLEEHLFLLEEARKRDHRKLGKELGLFMFSEEAPGMPFFLPNGMIIRNELEQFARKLQFHSDYDEVRTPLMMNKRLWEMSGHWDHYKDNMYFTQVDETEYALKPMNCPGHMLVYKNTLHSYKELPIRISEFGQVHRHEFSGALNGMMRVRTFCQDDAHIFVRPDQIEDEIKGIIEFIGQIYQVFGFDYSIELSTRPEDSMGSEELWERAESSLKQVLDQQQLAYRINEGDGAFYGPKIDFHILDSLKRSWQCGTIQLDFQFPEKFDLSYIGEDNLKHRPVVIHRAVFGSIERFIGILTEHYGGAFPLWLAPVQVKIIPVSDHYLDYSLKVKKRLEQAGIRVDVDVRNEKLGYKIREAGLLKTPYTFVLGEKEVNSELVAVRKRGEGDLGTNTLNNVIDMLKLQIDSKE
- a CDS encoding serine/threonine protein kinase; the protein is MNNEQWKQAETALSCMEVIKHGENDPVTIEGESDDLHCIGIGTDAAVFVYEPMPAYAYKLYAKQALPKKEAEIGVYHALVGSPYFPVFYGAGERYVVISHESGLTLYDCLLYGVPIPNQVIDDVEVARSFVREKGLNPRDIHLKNVLLQDGRGKVLDVSEYVQNGNDKRWEHLVWAYDNVYPLLEGKKLPLWVLEAVKNGYYRLDPSSVNLQEFADQIRRLFFRR
- a CDS encoding GNAT family N-acetyltransferase, producing the protein MQTTELWIKKEDSSVRKKLLDYNLSQVTDELTDHVDTIEITITNDNDVLVAGITASIYWKQMHIDFLWVDESLRGQNKGSELLAKAEDIARQYNCRYIQLETFSFQAPDFYKKRGYTVFGILEDSPCDGAKQYFLKKILN
- a CDS encoding ROK family transcriptional regulator; this encodes MKSIGGNAIVMKEVNINLVRKALKAEGEATKQQIAKATGLSAVTVGTILQQLLQTTEVKEAALCASGGGRPAQRFKYNGDYAYALTLFPYEAAGRIIIRSTIVNLIGNMIYERMDEVEYVDLACFEHIIDSLMASYPAIRAIGFGLPGAEWEGRIIISDYKALVGVSIVDYFRELYGMPVIMENDVNAAVVGYCERKHIRSDADVVYLYFPDRFPPGAGILINGQLFKGRRNFAGEIAKIPLGIPWGEATFMASSVRVEQAIVQLIVSICAVLNPDCVVLYGSFIEQANGRRIAELCSKELPVSAMPEVIVSEDFSADYLEGMIAQTLATLEPSIVLSRYE